The Spiroplasma endosymbiont of Crioceris asparagi genome contains the following window.
TTTGAAGATGGAATTAAAGATTACATTAAAGAAATTAATAGTGGTAAAGAAAAAATTAACGAAAATGTTTTTTATGTTAAAAATGAATTAAAAAGAGTAGATGTTGAAGTTGCAATTCAATATAACGAAAACTATGATGATAGTATTTTTTCATTCTGTAATAACATTTTTACTAGTGAAGGTGGAACACACGAAGAAGGATTTAGACAAGCTGTTGTTAGAGTTTTAAATCAATACACTTCAACAATGAAAAACTTTAAAGGTAATAAATTTACTTGAGATGATGTTAAAGAAGGTATTACTGCCGTTGTTTCAATTAAACACGTCGATCCAATTTATGAAGGTCAAACTAAGGGTAAATTAGCAAACTTAGATGCAAAAGAAGCAGTTAATGAAGTTCTTGGAGAATCATTTAAAGAATTTTTAAATGCCAACCCCGCAGATGCAAAAAAAATTATTGAAAAAAATATGCTTTCTCAAAAAGCAAGGAAAGCAGCACAAAGAGCTAGAGAAGACACAAGAAGAAAAAATGCTTTAGATGCCTTTTCACTTCCAGGTAAACTAGCTGATTGTGAATCTAAAGATTCTACTAAATCAGAATTATATCTTGTCGAAGGTGACTCTGCTGGTGGTAGTGCTAAAAATGGTAGAAACAGAAAATATCAAGCAATTTTATCTTTAAGAGGTAAGGTGCTTAATGTTGAAAAAGTTAGACAAGCAAAAGCTTTTGAAAACAAAGAGATTCAATCTATTATTGCAGCAGTTGGTGTTGGTACGAAGGCAGATATTAATTTAGAAAAACTAAGATATAACAAAATTATTATTATGACTGATGCTGATGTCGATGGCGCACACATTAGAATCTTATTACTAACATTCTTTTATAGATACATGAAAGAGTTGTTAACTGAAGGTCATGTGTATATTGCTCAACCACCACTTTATAAAATTGAAGCTGGTAAAAAACATGCTTATGCATATTCAGATGCCGAACTTGAAAAATTAAAAAATGAAGATTTTGCAAATTCAAGATATCAAATTCAAAGATATAAAGGTCTTGGTGAAATGGATGCAATTCAATTGTGAGAAACAACAATGGATCCCGAAACAAGAACAATGATAAGAATTAAAGAAGAAGATGCCTTCTTAGCTAATGAAACATTTTCAAGTTTAATGGGTGAAAACGTTGATATGAGAAAAGATTTTATTAACGAAAATGCTCAATTCGTGAAAAACATAGATATTTAGGGGTATTAAATGAAAGATAACAAAGAAAATAATTTTATTGATAATTCAAAAATAATTGAAATTGATGTTAAGAATGAAGTTGAAAAAGACTTTCTTGAATATGCAATGAGTGTTATTGTTAGCCGTGCCCTTCCAGATTTAAGAGATGGTTTAAAACCAGTACACAGACGTATTATTTACGCAATGAATGATTTAAAAATTACAGCAGAATCACAATATAAAAAATCAGCAAGAATTGTTGGGGAAGTTATAGGTAAGTACCACCCCCACGGAGACACTTCAGTTTACGAAGCAATGGTTCGTATGGCTCAAGATTTTTCTTATAGATATCCACTAGTTGATGGTCATGGTAACTTTGGATCAATTGATGGTGATGGAGCAGCCGCCATGCGTTATACAGAAGCAAGGTTGTCAAAAATTTCATCAATGTTATTAAAAGATATTGATATGGAAACTGTTCCTTTTACAGATAAT
Protein-coding sequences here:
- the gyrB gene encoding DNA topoisomerase (ATP-hydrolyzing) subunit B — encoded protein: MPENNNNYNSEQIQVLEGLEAVRKRPGMYIGNTNINGLHHLIWEVLDNSVDEALAGFCDEIHIFITDQNEIIISDNGRGIPVDIHPKTNKTTLETIFTVLHAGGKFDESTYKVSGGLHGVGASVVNALSLYVEAMISRNNKIYYQKFYDGGTKATDIEEIGFSNHTGSVIKFKPDPTIFKDVIDFEFKLIQNKIKQLAFLNKGLYLDLYDQRNNRFVKYSFEDGIKDYIKEINSGKEKINENVFYVKNELKRVDVEVAIQYNENYDDSIFSFCNNIFTSEGGTHEEGFRQAVVRVLNQYTSTMKNFKGNKFTWDDVKEGITAVVSIKHVDPIYEGQTKGKLANLDAKEAVNEVLGESFKEFLNANPADAKKIIEKNMLSQKARKAAQRAREDTRRKNALDAFSLPGKLADCESKDSTKSELYLVEGDSAGGSAKNGRNRKYQAILSLRGKVLNVEKVRQAKAFENKEIQSIIAAVGVGTKADINLEKLRYNKIIIMTDADVDGAHIRILLLTFFYRYMKELLTEGHVYIAQPPLYKIEAGKKHAYAYSDAELEKLKNEDFANSRYQIQRYKGLGEMDAIQLWETTMDPETRTMIRIKEEDAFLANETFSSLMGENVDMRKDFINENAQFVKNIDI